The region GCAGTTATTTCGTTAAATTCCGTGAGGCGACCTGTGGTAACAGTTCCATCTTGCAGAGTTACCTTTACCAAGCGAGTTAAGTTCTTGGTCCAGTGGCGAGGCAGAGTTAGCGGACGATCAACACCTGGTGAAGTTACCTCTAAGGTAAAAGGTGTTTCATCCATAAAGGTAGCGGTATCAAGCAGCTCGGAGATCAACCGTGAGACAACGGTAACTTGATCCAGGTTTAGCGGGCTTTGGCCATCAACGATGCAGGTAACTATGCGGTGGCTGCCAGCAGATGTTAATTGGACTTCTTCTAGGAAGAAACCGGCTTCAGTAACAGCGGGTTCGATCAACTGGGTAATTGATTGTGTCAGTGACACGTGTGACTCCTTTATTTACTTGTTATTTAGTTTTTTACTACGTCCCAAGTTTAGCACCGTTTAATTTATGGTTAACGCAGTGCGGTAAAGGTATCGAAGGCTACTTTTAGAATCAGCGCTGCTGTTATTCCCATAAAGACTTTTCGAACTAAACCTGAGCCGCCGCGTAGGGCTATGCGAACACCAATTAGCCCGCCACAGACATTTGCGATCGCCAGAGTGAGGCCGATTTTCCAGAGAATTTCACCGTTAACTCCAAAGACCAGAATGGCACCGCCGTTGGTAGCTACATTGACGACTTTAGCTATTGCAGAGGCTGATAGAAATGCAAATCCCATAACTGCAACCAGTAGAAGAATTAGAAAAGAACCGGTCCCTGGGCCGATGATGCCATCGTAGAAACCAATTACTAACGCCGCAACAGCCGAGATCTTCAACCGTTTGCTTTCGCTATGTCGCATGGATTCGATCTGACCTAACTGCGGACGTTTCCAGGTATAGATCAGAACTGCGATTAAGAGCGCAACAACTAGTGGTTTCAAAACTTCTGTTGGAATAAGTGAGGCAAGAGATGCTCCACCCATTGATCCGATGAAGGCAGGTATAGCCATAACGATCAATAACTTCGAGCTCACCTTAATGTTTCGGCGATATGTGAGCGCAGAAACTGTTGTTCCAAAGATAGATGGAACTTTATTTGTTCCGAGAACTACAACAGTTTCAGTTTTCGCAAGGCCAATCAACATTGCAGGAAGTTGAATTAGCCCTCCCCCGCCAGCGATCGCATCAATAAGTCCAGCGCAGAAAGCAGCAGCTGCCAGAAAGGCCAGTGTGTAGAGAGTTAGATCTGCAAACACTTTAGGAAAGTGATGCGATTAGAGTTGTGACGGCAGATATGGCATCGCCAACTGCAACTTCTGATTTCTCTCCTGATTTACGGTTACGGAGTTCAATCTTGCCATCTGCAAGTGATTTACCAACGACGATTATTACTGGAATACCAATTAGCTCGGCATCTTTGAATTTAACTCCAGCGCTTGGGTCGCGGCGATCATCGAGCATTACTGTGATGCCAGATGCCTCAAGCTTGGTTGCGATATCGAGTGCGGTATCGAAAGGCAGATCTTCTTTGCCAGTTGCTACGATATGTACTTTCGCAGGCGCTACTTCTAGCGGCCAAACGAGGCCAATCTCGTCATAACTCTGCTCAGCGATTGCAGCGACCGCGCGCGATACTCCGATTCCGTAAGAACCCATTGTGACGACTTGAGATTTACCGTTTTGGTCAAGCACGGTAAGACCAAGTGCATCTGCGTATTTGCGACCCAATTGGAAGATATGGCCAATCTCAATTGCGCGATCTATAACGACTGCAGTTGAACATTCTGGACATGAATCGCCTTCACGAATTTCAGCAGCTTCAACATATGCATCAGGTGTGAAGTCACGACCGTTAACTACGTTGCGGGCATGGCGATCTTTCTTATTTGCACCAGTTACCCAAGAAGTACCAGGTGCAACGCGAGGATCGGCGTATACAGTGATTCCAAACTTTCCAGCATCTTGTGGACCGATATATCCCTTAACTAAACCTGGGTGCTTTGCAAAATCTGCTTCTTCAAATACACGTAACTCTTCAACGCCGGGCAACCCTGCCTGCAGACGCTTAAGATCGACTTCGCGATCACCGGAAACCAAAACTGATATCGCTTTGTTATCGGCCATCAACAAAACATTTTTTAGAGTTGATGCACCGGTAAATCCACCACCGAATTTCGAATTGAGTACATCAACTAGTGAATCGATGGTTGGAGTATTTGGAGTATCGAGCTCTTCAAGCGCGGGAACTCCTGACGGATCAGCTGGTGCAACCTTGGTGATCATCGCTTCTACGTTGGCGGCGAATCCACACTTAGGACAGAGAACATAAGTGTCTTCACCGGTTGGGCAAGGCGCCAAGAACTCTTCAGATTTAGATCCACCCATCGCGCCAGAGACTGCCTTAACGATGTTGTATTTAAGGTGGAGGCGATCGAAGGTGGTGATGTAAGCATCGCGATGCTTATCATAAGAAATTCCTAGGCCCTCATCAGTTAAATCAAATGAGTAAGAATCCTTCATAACAAATTCGCGGCCGCGGATGATTCCGCTACGTGGGCGCGCTTCATCGCGGAACTTATTTTGAATCTGATAAATGGTCAACGGTAAGTCTTTATAGGATGAATATTCACCTTTAACCATCAAGGTAAACATCTCTTCGTGGGTTGGACCTAGTAAATAATCTCCACCTTTGCGATCTTGCAATCTAAAGAGCGATGGTCCGTACTCTTCCCAGCGATTGGTGGCCTCATATGCCTCTTTCGGCAAGAGCGCTGGAAAATGAACTTCCTGAAATCCAGCCTTATCCATTTCTTCACGGATGATATTTTCGACGTTGCGTAGAGTGATTACGCCAAGTGGCAACCATGAGTAAATTCCAGCCGCGATACGGCGGATATATCCCGCGCGCACTAAGAGCTTATGGCTTGGAACTTCTGCATCGGCAGGATCATCGCGCAGAGTGCGAAGAAATAGGCTGGACATGCGCAACATGGGCGCAACCTTATCGCGTAATTACTTAACTGTGACGGAAGGTTCGCCTGAACCAACGCCAGCGGCTTCCATTTCCTCGGCCAAACGCATCGCTTCTTCGATAAGAGTTTCAACGATCATCGCTTCAGGAACGGTCTTGATTACTTCACCCTTAACAAAGATCTGGCCTTTACCGTTTCCAGATGCAACTCCAAGATCTGCCTCGCGCGCTTCGCCGGGTCCATTTACGACACAACCCATAACTGCAACGCGAAGTGGAACTGTCATTCCTTCGAGTCCAGCTTGGACTTTTTCAGCCAAGGTATAGACATCTACTTGTGCGCGACCGCATGATGGGCAAGAGACAATCTCGAGCTTACGTTGGCGTAAGTTAAGTGATTCGAGAATTGAGATACCAACTTTTACTTCCTCAACGGGAGGTGCTGACATTGACACGCGAATTGTGTCCCCGATTCCTTCTGCGAGCAAAATTCCAAATGCGGTTGCAGATTTGATTGTTGCCTGGAAGGCAGGGCCTGCTTCGGTAACACCAAGGTGTAATGGATAATCACATTTTGCCGCCAAGATGCGATAAGCATTTACCATCGTTACCGGATCATGATGCTTAACTGAAATTTTTAAATCTGAGAAACCATGTTCTTCAAAGAGCGATGCTTCCCAGAGCGCAGATTCAGCGAGTGCCTCAGGCGTTGCTTTGCCGTACTTTGCAAGCAAACGTGGATCAAGTGAACCAGCGTTAACACCGATACGGATTGGGATACCTGCATCGCCTGCCGCTTTGGCTACCTCTTTAACCTTGTCATCAAATTGTTTGATATTTCCTGGATTTACACGGACCGCAGCACAACCAGCGTCGATTGCGGCAAAGATATATTTTGGTTGAAAGTGAATATCTGCGATAACTGGAATCTGTGATTTCTTTGCAATCTGAGCAAGCGCATCTGCATCATCTTGGCTTGGAACTGCAACACGAACAATCTGACAACCGGCAGCGGTTAGTTCAGCGATCTGCTGCAGAGTTGAATTCACATCGGCAGTTAGCGTTGTGCACATCGATTGAACGCTCACGGGTGAATCGCTACCTACCCCGACGTTGCCAACTCGCAACTGCTTCGTCTTACGTCGCGGATGAAGTGGAGCAGGAGGGGCGCTAGGAATTCCGAGATCAACCATGGGGCTATTCTGCACCAAAAATAGGTAATCGGCGATTTAACCGCCGCAGCGCTGCTTAGAAGTTGAGCGAAATTGGATTGAAGATATCTGCAATCAAAAGTAGGACTGTCAGCGCAGCCAAGATCACAAAGACCGTTGCAGTAATAGGTGTGAGCACTTGCACATCAATAGCGGCTGGTCTTGGCTTTCGGCGGATTCGTGCAAAGAGCGCACGAATTTCATCTGCAATAGCTACCGCCATATGGCCACCATCTAGTGGCAATATCGGTAAGAGATTAAAGAGACCTACAAAGATATTTAAACTAGCAACAATCAAAAGAAATGTTCCGAGACGTTCAGCCAGATCTAACTCACCGCTAGCTGCTGCTTGACCAGATACGCGGGCAACTCCGACGACTCCGACTAAACCATTTTGATCTCGTTCTTCGCCACCAAATGTCTGACCCCAAAGTGCAGGAATCTTGGTGGGAAGTTGTACAAGAGAGGTCGCTGATGCTGAAGTAAATCTCCAAGTTAACTCGGCTGCCCGAGTAACTGATGAGATTGGGCTCATCCGCTTGGTTCCGAATTCATTGATAATGCCGAGTACGTAACGTGATGTGCCATCTTCGATATCGGTCATGCGTGGTGCTGCCGAAATATCTTGAATAACACCGCCTCTTTCAATGGTGAAGGTGAGCGGGCGTCCGTCTGAGTTTCGGATCTTTAAAAGTTGATCTTGCCAATCGGTTGAGCGATCACCGTCAATTGCAATGATCTGATCACCTTTTTGAAAACCGGCCGCTGCTGCAGCGCTATTTGCGGCAACAGAATCAATGACGGGTAGAACTTGGTTTACGCCAACGCCAGCTAAGAGGACGAAGAGTAAGAGATAGCCGAGAACAAAATGAAGAAATGAACCAGCACCTAAGACAATTAATTTACGCCCTGATGATGCGCGATAGAAAGCACGGCCTTCTTCACCTTCTGGCATCTCATCGCGTGGAGTCATTCCGTCGATGCGGCAATAACCACCGGCTGGGATGGCTTTGATTCCGAACTCAGTTTCACCACGTTGACGCGACCAGATGCGCTTGCCAAATCCAACGAAGAACTCAGAGACTCGCATTCCGTAACGGCGCGCTGTGAGGTAGTGCCCAAATTCGTGAACCATCACTGAGAAGAGCAGGGCAAAGATAAAGGCGAGGATTCCGACGAGTTGCATTAACGGGCTGCTTTCTGAAGAAGTTCGGTGGCGATTGCTCGCGCATCCTCTTCGATGGCACTGACATCAGATAGATCACGCGGGGCGCTTGCCGATTTTCCGCCGAGCTTCTGGACGACTTCTTCAACTGTTTCCACGATCGAAGTAAAGCCAATTTTTCCTGAGATAAACGAGGCAACGCACACTTCGTTTGCCGCGTTGAAAATTGCAGGTAGTCCGCCGCCGAGCGCGCCACAACGTCGCGCCAAATCAATTGCTGGAAAGCGTTCGTTATCGATCGGTGCAAATGTCCAGGTATGAGATTGCGTCCAATCAATTGGCGCTGTTGCCGCCTTTACGCGATCTGGGTGGTTAATTGCGAAAGAGATTGGCCCCTTCATATTTGGAGGCGATGCTTGGGCAATCGTTGATCCATCTATGTACTCGACCATTGAGTGCACAACTGATTGCGGATGAATAACTGCTTCAATTTGTGAGTAAGGAATCGCAAATAGGTAGTGGGCTTCAATTATCTCAAGGCCCTTATTTACAAGCGTTGCAGAGTTAATTGTTACGACCGGACCCATCGACCAAGTTGGGTGGTTAAGCGCTTCTGCAACAGTGATCGCCGATAAATCAGTGCGGTCGCGAAATGGGCCTCCACTTGCGGTGAGAACTAACTTGGAAACTTCAGATTTCTTTCCACCCATTAGCGATTGCCAGAGAGCCGAATGTTCAGAATCAACCGGCAATAATTGATCAGGCTTTGCCAGAGACATCACTAATTCACCGCCTGCCACGAGTGATTCTTTATTGGCTAGGGCGAGGCGATTTCCCACACGAAGAGCTGCCAGAGTTGGGCCTAATCCAATTGAGCCAGTTATGCCATTTAAAACTACATCGCAAGTTATCGCTGCTATTTCAGTGGATGCCAGCGGCCCATCAATTACCGTTGCATTAGGTAGCGCAGCTTTAATTTGATCAGCGTTCTTAGTAACGCCAATTACGGGAACGTTGAATTTCTTTGCTTGGGAAATTAATAGTTCGGTATTACTGCCAGCTGCCGTTATAGCAACAACGCGAAATAGCGATGGATTGGCCTCAACAATTTCCAGTGCCTGAACACCAATAGATCCCGTTGAACCAAGGATTACTAAATCTTTCACTGCTGCTACCAATTAACTATCTATCGAGAAGATTTTGCGTTGGTGAATACGGAGTTCCGCTACGACGTTTTGCGATCGCAGATAAAGCTTCTAATACAACGCGGTTGGCAAGAATTGCGGTGATATCAGCGCTATCAAATGGAGGAGCAACTTCAACGACATCAATTCCGACAACGGGAAGTTCTAGACAGATACGACGCACTGCTTCAAGTAGTTCACGGCTAGTCATTCCACCTGGTTCGGGAGTTCCGGTGCCTGGAGCCATGCCTGGATCAACCACATCTATATCCACTGAGAGAAATACGCCATCGCATCCATCGGTAAGGGTTGCAAAGGATTCATCAAGAACTTTATTGAGCCCGCGGTGATGGATTTCTGTCATCTCGTATGAGCGCATACCTTGATCGCGCATCCAATTTAAAGTCTTGTCATCTGGCCAATATCCGCGAAGCCCTAGTTGCAGGAAGCGATCGCCACGAACCTGGCCTGATTCAATTAAGCGGCGCATAGGAGTTCCGTGGCCTATCAGCGCACCAAATTGATCTTCACCTGTATCAGCATGAGCATCGAAGTGGATCATGGAAATTTTGCCAAGGCCGCGGTGTTTTGCAATACCTGCAACATCTGCTGAAGCGATCGAGTGGTCTCCCCCAAGAATTACTGGAATCTTTCCAGCGCGCGAAATCTTTTCAGTCGCTTCTTCTAAAACTTTTAAGGATGAAACTAGATCTCCAGGTGGCATCAGCAAATCGCCTGCGTCATAAACCTTTAACGCCTTGAGCGCATCGATGCGCAGGGCAAGGTGTGGGCGCTCAGCATCATGTGGCAGATAATCTCCACCGCGAATTGCTTGCGGACCAAACTTAGTGCCGGAGCGATGTGAAGTTCCGGAATCAATTGGTGCGCCAACAATTATTACATCGGCATCGGCATAAGACTTTGGATCATCGAGATCGCATTGTTGGATACCGAGAAATGTAAAACTTGGTCCATACATATTGCCGTGGTTTGCCATTGGTTAAGGATAGTTGCTAATGATTAAGAATCGAACCCAAGGCCAAGCGAATCCAGGAGTTTTAGCCAGAGGTTGCGCTTGCCCTGGTGTTTATCTGCCTGATTGATCGACCACTGTGTGAGGCGGATAAAAATGAATCTGAGAGGTTCAGGTGGAAATGGCATCGGCTTCTTGCGAACCATCTTTAATCTGGTTCGTTCATTATCTTTACCGTCTAACAAATCGAGCATTACCTGGGCGCCAAAGCGCGTTGAACCAACACCCAAACCTGTGTAACCCAATACATATGCCACGCGTCCTCGATAAGCCATCCCCCAGAAAGGCGAGAAGCGCGAACAAGTATCGATTGCTCCTCCCCAACCATGGGTGAACTTAATTCCTCTAAGTTGCGGGAAGGTTTCTAAGAATGCTTCTGCCAGATGAGCATAAGTTTCGGCATCTGTTTCATACTCTTGGCGCACTTTGCCGCGGAAGTTGTAGATGGCATCGTATCCACCCCAAAGAATTTCATTATCTTTTGTCATTCGATAGTAATGGAACTGATTACCCGCATCAGATAGACCTTCGCGCTCATCCCAACCGATAGATTCGAGTTGTTCCGCGCTCAAAGGTTCGGTAACTAGTTGGAAGTCATAGACAGGTACTACATATTTATGCGCGCGCTTAATCAGTGACTTGAAAACATTTGTAGCAAGTGCAACCTTTGTGGCATAAACGCTTCCATATGGAGTGTGAACGATCATGCCGTTCTTGGTGCGCTCTAAACGATCAACGCGTGAATTTTCAAATATCTTTACACCCAGGCTTATGCATGCTCGCTCTAGCCCCCAAACTAATCGGGCCGGATCAACTAGAGCAGTTCCGTCAGGATCCCAGAGAGCTCCTTTGTAGATTGGAGATTTAATTCGGGATTGAATTTGTTGCTGAGATAAGAGTTCAACGTTGTCTCCGAATGAATTTCGGAGATTGGCTTCTTCCTCTAAGCCCTTCATCTGCCAATCTTCAACTGCAACTCGAAGTTCACCGTTCCATTCGAAATCACATTCGATGCCGTACTTCTTTATCGTCGCCTCGATAGCATCTAAATTCTCACGACCTAGCTTTTCAATGACAGCCATCTCATCTTTAAATCGGCCATACCCATTCATGAATCCATGGGTGAGCGAGTAACTGCAGAAACCGCCGTTACGACCGGAAGCGCCCGCGCCCGTTTCGCGTTGTTCGACAACAACAACTTCGCGCTCGGGATTTGCTTCCTTTGCTAAGAGCGCAGTCCAGAGACCGGTGTAACCGGCACCAACAATGCACAGATCAGATGTCACATCGCCGATAAGAGTTGGATGTGGAAGTGGCTCTAGTGGATCTTCATCCAACCAATAGAGCTGGGGTTGCATCTGCGATAAATGTTTAAGAATAGAAGGATCGATGGTAGCCATCGCTTTTTCCGGGAGCGCCCGGAAATCACCTCTTCAATTACTACTAGTAGTTGTCCCGGGTCCTCCGGAGTCCAACCCCATAACGCAGGTTTCCTGATTTACAACCTGTGGTTCGTTATAGATATCGCTTTATATTAGCGGGCTTTACGGCGATTTACTATCTGACCCGCCAGAACTATCGCAAGGGCAAGGAAGAACATGCTTGAGGCAATTACATTTGCTTGGGCGGGGATACCGCGAGCGGCCGCTGTATAAACAAATTTGGGAAAAGTTATAACAGTTCCTGAGTTGAAATTGGTAATAATAAAGTCGTCAAAGGAAAGACTAAATGCCAATAGCGCAGCGCCTGCAATACCAGGTGCTACCAGCGGAAGTGTTACTCGGCGGAAAGTTTGAAATTCATTGGCATACAAATCCATCGCAGCTTGTTCAAGTCGCGGATCAAGGCTGGCGATTCGCGCCTTCACTGTAACTACAACGAAGGAGATACAGAAAACCACATGCGCAATAACAGTTGGCCAAAATCCTGGGTTGATGTGAAGTACCAGGAAGAGAGAAAGCAACGATGCGCCAAGGACAATTTCAGGGGTAGCCATCGGTAAAAAGATCAAAAGATTTGAGGTTGATCTGCCTCTAAATTTATGGCGGCCTATTGCAAATGCAATCATTGTTCCGAGGATCGTTGAGAAGATCGTTGCCAGTAGGCCGATCTTGATCGAATTTGCTAAGGCGTTACAGACTTCAGGTGCACCACAAGGGTTCTGCCAATTATCGAGAGTAAAGCCCTTCCAGATTAGGTTGCTTTTTCCGGAATCATTAAATGAGAATGCAAAGGTGTAGGCAACTGGAATAAAGAGATAGGTGAAGGCCAAGAACATATAAACGCGGATTAAATTACGTCCAAACCAACGTTGGAATCTAAGAACCGGAGAAATTGTTGGCGCTTTTGCTTCAGCGATCTTCTTGCTCATACCAACTCCTCCGTTCCGGCCTTGCGGATATAGAGCGTTACCAAGATCAAGATTGCGGCCATCAAGGTAAATGAAAGTGCGGCGGCAGTTGGGTAATCAACAATCTTGAAGTAGCGAGATTCAATAACGTTACCGATCATCTTGGTATTTGGGCTGCCCAAGATCGCAGCATTTACATAGTCACCGGCTGCTGGAATAAATGTCAGCAACGTTCCGGCAACTACACCTGGCATTGATAGAGGCAGAGTGACTTTACGGAAGGTAGTAAATCCATTGGCATATAGATCACCTGATGCCTCAAGCGTGCGTGGATCAATACGATCGATCGAGGCATATAGCGGCAAGGTCATAAAGGGCAAGAAGTTATAGGTCATACCCATGACCACTGCAAAGGCGGTTGAAGTTAAAGTCGTGCTATCGCTGATAATTCCGATTGTTCGCAGAGTCGGAACTACGAATCCTTCTTCACCAAGTATCTGCTTCCAGGCAACTGTGCGAAGAATGAAAGATGTAAAGAACGGAGCGACGACTAGAACTAAGAAGAAGTTTTTATATTTGCCTGATTTAAAGGCGATTGCATAGGCCAGCGGATAAGAGATCGCTAGCGCTAGCAACGTTGCGATAAGTGCGTAGATAAATGAGCGGCCGAACTGTTCCTTATTCTCTATAAAGGCATCGATATAGTTTGCGAATCGGAAGGTTTGTTCGTATTGGCCGGTATCTCCCCCGCTTAAGGGCGTCTGGGTAGATGTCTGTGCCAAATTCGCGATCGGCAGGATGAAGAAGGTAAAGAGGAATGCAAAACCTGGCAAAAGAAGGAGGTAAGGCGTTCTGATCTTTTGCATCGAAGTTGCGACTTACTCTTCGTCTAGATCTTCGGGATTTACTTCAGAGCCAGCAGTTACATCTTCATCGCCGCGAAGTGCGAATGTGAAGACTGGCGCCCAAGAAATGTTCACGGCATCGCCCTTATTAAATGGCGCGACTCCATCATCATTTTGTTCAA is a window of Candidatus Planktophila lacus DNA encoding:
- the rimP gene encoding ribosome maturation factor RimP, yielding MSLTQSITQLIEPAVTEAGFFLEEVQLTSAGSHRIVTCIVDGQSPLNLDQVTVVSRLISELLDTATFMDETPFTLEVTSPGVDRPLTLPRHWTKNLTRLVKVTLQDGTVTTGRLTEFNEITATLVENIKGRIKTHTVNFADVKRAVVEIEFNRKEEAQNLTDEAGDE
- a CDS encoding sulfite exporter TauE/SafE family protein, coding for MFADLTLYTLAFLAAAAFCAGLIDAIAGGGGLIQLPAMLIGLAKTETVVVLGTNKVPSIFGTTVSALTYRRNIKVSSKLLIVMAIPAFIGSMGGASLASLIPTEVLKPLVVALLIAVLIYTWKRPQLGQIESMRHSESKRLKISAVAALVIGFYDGIIGPGTGSFLILLLVAVMGFAFLSASAIAKVVNVATNGGAILVFGVNGEILWKIGLTLAIANVCGGLIGVRIALRGGSGLVRKVFMGITAALILKVAFDTFTALR
- a CDS encoding proline--tRNA ligase, with translation MLRMSSLFLRTLRDDPADAEVPSHKLLVRAGYIRRIAAGIYSWLPLGVITLRNVENIIREEMDKAGFQEVHFPALLPKEAYEATNRWEEYGPSLFRLQDRKGGDYLLGPTHEEMFTLMVKGEYSSYKDLPLTIYQIQNKFRDEARPRSGIIRGREFVMKDSYSFDLTDEGLGISYDKHRDAYITTFDRLHLKYNIVKAVSGAMGGSKSEEFLAPCPTGEDTYVLCPKCGFAANVEAMITKVAPADPSGVPALEELDTPNTPTIDSLVDVLNSKFGGGFTGASTLKNVLLMADNKAISVLVSGDREVDLKRLQAGLPGVEELRVFEEADFAKHPGLVKGYIGPQDAGKFGITVYADPRVAPGTSWVTGANKKDRHARNVVNGRDFTPDAYVEAAEIREGDSCPECSTAVVIDRAIEIGHIFQLGRKYADALGLTVLDQNGKSQVVTMGSYGIGVSRAVAAIAEQSYDEIGLVWPLEVAPAKVHIVATGKEDLPFDTALDIATKLEASGITVMLDDRRDPSAGVKFKDAELIGIPVIIVVGKSLADGKIELRNRKSGEKSEVAVGDAISAVTTLIASLS
- the ispG gene encoding flavodoxin-dependent (E)-4-hydroxy-3-methylbut-2-enyl-diphosphate synthase — its product is MVDLGIPSAPPAPLHPRRKTKQLRVGNVGVGSDSPVSVQSMCTTLTADVNSTLQQIAELTAAGCQIVRVAVPSQDDADALAQIAKKSQIPVIADIHFQPKYIFAAIDAGCAAVRVNPGNIKQFDDKVKEVAKAAGDAGIPIRIGVNAGSLDPRLLAKYGKATPEALAESALWEASLFEEHGFSDLKISVKHHDPVTMVNAYRILAAKCDYPLHLGVTEAGPAFQATIKSATAFGILLAEGIGDTIRVSMSAPPVEEVKVGISILESLNLRQRKLEIVSCPSCGRAQVDVYTLAEKVQAGLEGMTVPLRVAVMGCVVNGPGEAREADLGVASGNGKGQIFVKGEVIKTVPEAMIVETLIEEAMRLAEEMEAAGVGSGEPSVTVK
- a CDS encoding M50 family metallopeptidase, coding for MQLVGILAFIFALLFSVMVHEFGHYLTARRYGMRVSEFFVGFGKRIWSRQRGETEFGIKAIPAGGYCRIDGMTPRDEMPEGEEGRAFYRASSGRKLIVLGAGSFLHFVLGYLLLFVLLAGVGVNQVLPVIDSVAANSAAAAAGFQKGDQIIAIDGDRSTDWQDQLLKIRNSDGRPLTFTIERGGVIQDISAAPRMTDIEDGTSRYVLGIINEFGTKRMSPISSVTRAAELTWRFTSASATSLVQLPTKIPALWGQTFGGEERDQNGLVGVVGVARVSGQAAASGELDLAERLGTFLLIVASLNIFVGLFNLLPILPLDGGHMAVAIADEIRALFARIRRKPRPAAIDVQVLTPITATVFVILAALTVLLLIADIFNPISLNF
- the dxr gene encoding 1-deoxy-D-xylulose-5-phosphate reductoisomerase, encoding MKDLVILGSTGSIGVQALEIVEANPSLFRVVAITAAGSNTELLISQAKKFNVPVIGVTKNADQIKAALPNATVIDGPLASTEIAAITCDVVLNGITGSIGLGPTLAALRVGNRLALANKESLVAGGELVMSLAKPDQLLPVDSEHSALWQSLMGGKKSEVSKLVLTASGGPFRDRTDLSAITVAEALNHPTWSMGPVVTINSATLVNKGLEIIEAHYLFAIPYSQIEAVIHPQSVVHSMVEYIDGSTIAQASPPNMKGPISFAINHPDRVKAATAPIDWTQSHTWTFAPIDNERFPAIDLARRCGALGGGLPAIFNAANEVCVASFISGKIGFTSIVETVEEVVQKLGGKSASAPRDLSDVSAIEEDARAIATELLQKAAR
- the speB gene encoding agmatinase; translation: MANHGNMYGPSFTFLGIQQCDLDDPKSYADADVIIVGAPIDSGTSHRSGTKFGPQAIRGGDYLPHDAERPHLALRIDALKALKVYDAGDLLMPPGDLVSSLKVLEEATEKISRAGKIPVILGGDHSIASADVAGIAKHRGLGKISMIHFDAHADTGEDQFGALIGHGTPMRRLIESGQVRGDRFLQLGLRGYWPDDKTLNWMRDQGMRSYEMTEIHHRGLNKVLDESFATLTDGCDGVFLSVDIDVVDPGMAPGTGTPEPGGMTSRELLEAVRRICLELPVVGIDVVEVAPPFDSADITAILANRVVLEALSAIAKRRSGTPYSPTQNLLDR
- a CDS encoding NAD(P)/FAD-dependent oxidoreductase, which encodes MATIDPSILKHLSQMQPQLYWLDEDPLEPLPHPTLIGDVTSDLCIVGAGYTGLWTALLAKEANPEREVVVVEQRETGAGASGRNGGFCSYSLTHGFMNGYGRFKDEMAVIEKLGRENLDAIEATIKKYGIECDFEWNGELRVAVEDWQMKGLEEEANLRNSFGDNVELLSQQQIQSRIKSPIYKGALWDPDGTALVDPARLVWGLERACISLGVKIFENSRVDRLERTKNGMIVHTPYGSVYATKVALATNVFKSLIKRAHKYVVPVYDFQLVTEPLSAEQLESIGWDEREGLSDAGNQFHYYRMTKDNEILWGGYDAIYNFRGKVRQEYETDAETYAHLAEAFLETFPQLRGIKFTHGWGGAIDTCSRFSPFWGMAYRGRVAYVLGYTGLGVGSTRFGAQVMLDLLDGKDNERTRLKMVRKKPMPFPPEPLRFIFIRLTQWSINQADKHQGKRNLWLKLLDSLGLGFDS
- a CDS encoding ABC transporter permease, with the translated sequence MSKKIAEAKAPTISPVLRFQRWFGRNLIRVYMFLAFTYLFIPVAYTFAFSFNDSGKSNLIWKGFTLDNWQNPCGAPEVCNALANSIKIGLLATIFSTILGTMIAFAIGRHKFRGRSTSNLLIFLPMATPEIVLGASLLSLFLVLHINPGFWPTVIAHVVFCISFVVVTVKARIASLDPRLEQAAMDLYANEFQTFRRVTLPLVAPGIAGAALLAFSLSFDDFIITNFNSGTVITFPKFVYTAAARGIPAQANVIASSMFFLALAIVLAGQIVNRRKAR
- a CDS encoding ABC transporter permease, whose amino-acid sequence is MQKIRTPYLLLLPGFAFLFTFFILPIANLAQTSTQTPLSGGDTGQYEQTFRFANYIDAFIENKEQFGRSFIYALIATLLALAISYPLAYAIAFKSGKYKNFFLVLVVAPFFTSFILRTVAWKQILGEEGFVVPTLRTIGIISDSTTLTSTAFAVVMGMTYNFLPFMTLPLYASIDRIDPRTLEASGDLYANGFTTFRKVTLPLSMPGVVAGTLLTFIPAAGDYVNAAILGSPNTKMIGNVIESRYFKIVDYPTAAALSFTLMAAILILVTLYIRKAGTEELV